A stretch of the Veillonella parvula DSM 2008 genome encodes the following:
- the panD gene encoding aspartate 1-decarboxylase: protein MILTMLKGKIHRATVTQAELDYVGSITIDTDLLNASGIREYEQVQIVNINNGARFSTYTIAGEAGSGVICLNGAAARHVQVHDKIIIMCYAQLDESEVESHNPLVVFVDNNNKISHIKNYEKHGLLVDQK from the coding sequence ATGATACTAACAATGTTAAAAGGTAAAATTCACAGAGCTACTGTGACACAAGCAGAGCTTGATTATGTAGGGAGCATTACAATTGATACAGATTTATTGAATGCATCCGGAATACGAGAATATGAACAAGTTCAAATTGTAAATATCAATAATGGAGCACGTTTTAGTACATATACTATTGCCGGAGAAGCAGGTAGTGGTGTTATATGTTTAAATGGTGCTGCTGCACGACATGTGCAAGTACATGATAAGATAATTATCATGTGTTATGCACAGCTTGATGAAAGCGAAGTTGAGAGCCATAATCCTCTCGTTGTATTTGTAGATAACAATAACAAGATAAGTCATATAAAAAACTATGAGAAACATGGTTTATTAGTTGATCAAAAATAA
- a CDS encoding bile acid:sodium symporter family protein: MNHLLTLNNVLSKYLIFIILGFSCIAYIVPEYFTWAIAYTPFLLGIAMFGMGLTIKFESLCSILRHPKDICIGVLAQYTIMPLLAWGICHIFTLSPDIVIGVILVGCCPGGTASNVITYIANGDVPLSVGMTITSTLIAPIVTPLLILYIGGAWVDVQVLPMMITMVKVIIVPILLGAVIQYVCKSHINTLTSISPIFSMIAIILLIAAIIAINKDKLLVSGLETLIVVGIHNILGLLLGLGVGALLKLRYDKTTALAIEVGMQNSGLAVTLAATNFALNPLATLVGAIFSVWHNISGAIFATLRRENSLH, encoded by the coding sequence ATGAATCATTTACTTACACTCAACAACGTCCTTTCCAAATACTTAATTTTTATAATCCTAGGCTTTTCATGTATTGCCTATATAGTACCAGAATACTTTACTTGGGCAATCGCTTATACACCATTCTTACTTGGTATAGCCATGTTTGGCATGGGGCTTACTATTAAGTTTGAAAGCTTATGTAGTATCCTTAGACATCCAAAAGATATTTGTATTGGTGTACTTGCACAATATACAATAATGCCTCTATTAGCTTGGGGAATTTGCCATATATTTACCTTATCACCGGATATTGTTATTGGTGTTATATTAGTAGGTTGTTGTCCTGGTGGAACAGCCAGTAATGTTATAACCTATATTGCCAATGGTGATGTCCCTTTATCTGTAGGAATGACAATTACTTCAACATTAATAGCTCCCATAGTTACACCATTATTAATCCTATACATCGGTGGCGCATGGGTAGATGTTCAAGTACTACCTATGATGATTACTATGGTAAAAGTTATTATTGTGCCAATCTTATTGGGTGCAGTAATCCAATATGTATGTAAATCACATATTAATACTTTAACTAGTATTAGTCCTATCTTCTCAATGATAGCTATTATACTATTAATAGCAGCCATTATTGCTATCAACAAGGATAAACTATTGGTTTCTGGACTTGAAACACTTATTGTTGTTGGTATACATAATATACTAGGTCTACTACTAGGCTTAGGTGTAGGAGCACTGCTTAAATTAAGATATGATAAAACTACAGCGCTAGCAATAGAGGTAGGAATGCAGAATAGTGGTTTAGCCGTAACATTGGCAGCAACAAATTTTGCATTAAATCCATTAGCAACGTTAGTAGGGGCGATTTTTAGTGTATGGCATAATATATCAGGTGCTATTTTTGCTACTCTACGGAGAGAAAATAGTTTACATTAA
- the panC gene encoding pantoate--beta-alanine ligase, whose protein sequence is MEFITTIENVRNTVNSWRKEGYTIGFVPTMGFLHEGHAALIDQARKNNDKVIVSIFVNPIQFGENEDLSTYPRDINSDKKLCESHGVDLIFAPNPEEMYQDKKAFVNIADLSDTLCGIRRPIHFKGVCTVVAKFFNIIQPTNAYFGEKDAQQLAIIRKMVFDLNFPVNIIGVPIVREEDGLAKSSRNTYLSSKERKAATILYKAIQLGKQTIQYGCPAKYIIDTMTEIIQTEPLAKIDYISVVDAKTMQPVQEVTAPVLVAMAIYIGSTRLIDNFSYDPK, encoded by the coding sequence ATGGAATTTATAACAACTATCGAAAATGTACGGAATACAGTAAATAGCTGGAGAAAAGAAGGTTACACAATTGGTTTTGTACCAACCATGGGATTCTTACATGAAGGACATGCTGCATTAATAGATCAAGCTAGAAAAAATAACGATAAGGTCATTGTCTCTATATTTGTAAATCCTATTCAATTTGGAGAAAATGAAGACTTAAGTACTTACCCTCGTGATATTAATAGCGATAAAAAGTTATGTGAATCACATGGTGTCGATCTTATTTTTGCTCCAAATCCGGAGGAAATGTACCAAGATAAAAAGGCATTTGTAAACATTGCGGATTTATCTGATACATTGTGTGGTATTCGCAGACCAATTCACTTTAAAGGCGTTTGCACTGTGGTGGCAAAATTCTTTAATATTATTCAACCAACAAATGCGTATTTTGGTGAAAAAGACGCACAGCAATTAGCTATTATACGTAAAATGGTCTTTGATTTAAATTTTCCTGTCAATATTATTGGCGTTCCCATTGTTCGTGAAGAAGATGGTTTAGCAAAATCTTCTCGTAATACATATTTATCTAGTAAAGAACGGAAAGCCGCTACCATATTGTATAAAGCTATTCAATTAGGAAAACAAACTATACAATATGGTTGTCCTGCTAAATATATTATTGATACTATGACAGAAATAATACAAACCGAACCACTTGCTAAAATAGATTATATTTCAGTTGTTGATGCTAAGACTATGCAACCTGTACAAGAGGTTACTGCCCCAGTATTAGTGGCTATGGCTATATATATTGGTTCTACACGACTTATCGATAACTTCTCATACGATCCAAAATAA
- the dapA gene encoding 4-hydroxy-tetrahydrodipicolinate synthase — protein MKTFGRVLTAMVTSFNSDGSVNIENCIDIANYLLDNGSDGLVVCGTTGENPTMSRDEKLALFNAIAKECGHKGSIIANVGSNDTKASADFVKEVSKIDGIDGLLVVVPYYNKPNQQGQYLHFKTIAEATTLPIMVYNVPSRVGTGIFPTTLVQLHNEYPHICAIKEASGNLMIASEIKRLMPGDDFMVYSGDDGLTLPMLSIGGCGVVSVVSHVAGKDMNAMIQAYESGHNHEAIRIHQALSEIIKAMFITTNPIPVKYAARKIGLPVGKFNLPMCEPTADEAAYIDKALAEYLK, from the coding sequence ATGAAAACCTTTGGTCGAGTGTTAACAGCTATGGTGACATCCTTTAATAGTGATGGATCTGTAAATATTGAAAATTGTATAGATATCGCCAATTATCTGTTAGATAATGGCTCTGATGGTCTTGTAGTTTGTGGTACAACGGGTGAAAACCCAACTATGTCTAGAGACGAAAAATTAGCTCTATTTAATGCGATTGCAAAAGAATGTGGACATAAAGGTTCGATTATTGCCAATGTAGGCAGTAACGATACAAAAGCTTCTGCAGACTTTGTAAAGGAAGTCTCTAAAATCGATGGTATCGATGGTTTGCTAGTTGTAGTACCTTATTACAATAAACCTAACCAGCAAGGTCAATATTTGCATTTTAAAACTATTGCAGAAGCTACTACATTGCCAATCATGGTGTATAATGTTCCAAGTCGTGTGGGGACAGGTATTTTCCCAACTACCTTAGTTCAACTACATAACGAATATCCACATATTTGTGCTATTAAAGAGGCAAGTGGTAATTTGATGATTGCTTCTGAAATTAAGCGCTTAATGCCTGGAGATGATTTCATGGTATATAGTGGGGATGATGGTCTTACATTACCGATGCTTTCTATTGGAGGATGTGGGGTAGTATCCGTAGTATCTCATGTAGCAGGCAAAGATATGAATGCTATGATTCAAGCTTATGAATCTGGTCATAACCACGAAGCGATTCGTATTCATCAAGCCTTATCAGAAATCATAAAAGCAATGTTCATCACCACAAATCCGATTCCTGTCAAATATGCAGCCCGTAAAATTGGCTTACCTGTGGGAAAATTTAATTTACCAATGTGTGAACCGACGGCTGATGAAGCAGCATATATTGATAAAGCATTAGCAGAATATCTAAAATAA